Below is a genomic region from Miscanthus floridulus cultivar M001 chromosome 1, ASM1932011v1, whole genome shotgun sequence.
GCACAATTAATAAGGTGCCACGTCAGTTTTTGCATGAAActgggaggagagagaagagattcGTTTCATGGCCATGAAACTTATCCGCACTGTTTCCAAAACTTTGGAAACGCCGTGAAACCTGCACTGAGGCCCTTCCTTCGTTTCATCGCGACTTTTCTTCTCCGGGACCACGCAGGGAAGAGAGGGATGATAGGGATAGGTGGGACCCGTGAATAGTAAAATAAGGGATGAAACCGTGCCATGAAACTTTGCACTGTGGGAGAGACccgtttcatatcaaagtttcacgtgttggaaactgggaggtgaaactctccattgagactggccttagagGCATGTCATTAAGAAGACATGATACATGGTTGAAACACAGTATGCCCTGCACTTGAATTGGCATGGTGCTGTACACACTATGGAAACACCTAATCTGGAAAACGAGTGAAGTAATAATCCATCAATATATCATTTGACCCAGGTACAATTTGATCTGGCGTATGAAAGATCCAGCACGCTGTGGCTGGCAACACATCATTCTACTCTCCTAGGATGACTGGCAGCTCGACGCAAAGATTTATTGCCGGTATAAATGATCCACTACTAATAGAGTGCAAGAAATCAAATCTATAACCGTCAGGAACAAGAAAGATTAGCACAGGACACTATAGCTGTGTATGGCTGGCCAGCATCTTGACTCATTTTTTTCTTGCCCTTGGATGTTAGTGATTGGTAGCCAAAACAGTGCTGGCAGATTGTTGGCGGAACAAATGATTCACTACCTATTCAGTAGTAACTGAAATCAATGCTAGGAGACATGGAGATAACAGTGCGACAAGACCACCACCGCCCTTGTGAAGGGATCGGTGTATCGAGGAGCCCGAATCATTGCAGTCTCCTGTCGAGATGGGAAGGGAGCGAGGGGAAACAGGAGGGGAGGAGATAGCGTACCCGCATCTCCTTGTTGCCGAAGAAGGCATCGAAGAGCTTTCGGAAGGCCTGCCCCATCTCCTGACCTTGCCCCTCGATCCAACCGGATCTGGGAGGCCGCGGCGGGGAGGGAGGTGACGAGACAGGCGGCGCAGGCGGAGGCGGGGAGGGCGGCACCTCGGTGGAAGGTTCTAGAAGGTCGGAGGGCGGGCGGGCTAGGTTTTGGAGGAAGGATCGGCGGCAAGACGACGAGAGGTAGGGTGCGGTGCGGCCGTGGAGGCCAGGAGAGGGTGGACTCGCACTGGCCTCCCCTGCCCAGACCCCAGAGTGGCGTCGTCCactggatgcgatgccggatcgATCGATCTCGGCCGTCCAATCTGTGTTTGCCAAACTATCGCGCAAATTCTTGCCAACTTTAAAGTTGGTTGGTCCTGCATGATTGATGGACGAACATTGCAATTGTAAATGGAATAATTTTTGCGTAGGGGGAGGTGATTTTTATTAAATGAGTGAATACACTCTATATTCCTGAACTATTCCCTTGTTGTCATATGGATCCATGCTTTTTGAAAGTGATCATCTAAGTCCTTACTTTCTACGTGGTTCATTCCATAGTTGTCTGTATGCCAATCCATACTCCAGAATCTTAGGATATTATGATCCTGTTAATTCAAAACAATATTTAATTCTAGATCCCAGATTTTGTAGTATCCTGATTCTATATAAGGTTCTATATGATTTTGTATAAAATTTCATACTATTCTGATACTATAACTCTATACAATAATTAATATACATGATTTCTTAAATGAATCATCGGTAAAAAAAAAGTACTGTTTAAAGTCAAGCGGTGTTAAAAAATAATGCCAAGAATTGTGCTTAAATGTAAAAAAAGTCAAATAAATAAATCAAAATCAATATTATAGGCTTAAATATTTAAAACATATTGCACATCTTGTGATTTGTTCAAGTAGTTGCTACTTTCTAACTTGAGATCTCTTCTAACTTTGCTACTAGACTTGGATGGGAGCGCTAGTGCTTTGGCTTGCTTGCTAGTTAGGCTTAGTGCTTTGTCAGGGCCATCTTGTCTAACTAATTTGGCTAGTGTTGTGCCTTGAGAAAATTTTAATAAGCTATTTAAACACCCCCCCCCCTTCCTCCCTTCTAGTCATCAACCGGTCCTTTCAAAATGTGTCCTGATGTTGGTGCAGTTGATCTCCGACTGCTCACACCACGAGTGCAAGAAACACAGCCTCTACAAAGATGCTCCAATGTACGAGCAACCATAGCAAGGTCGTTGCGGCTCTCACGGAACCCTTGTCCATTGGCTACGTCGTCGAGGTGCTCACCATGTCCGCACGCGGGTCTAGCTTCGTTTGAACACGTGACAGCTTCCGAACCTAGTCCCTATAGCTGGATGACACTCATATTTGTTCAAGGACCATGATGTGCAATTTGAGAGTTTAGATACCTGGATGACACTTTCAATCAAGTTTAAGGTCCGTCGATGTATTTTACCGGCAATTTAGCACATGTTGTAGAGGTTTGAACCTCTCATGAGGTAATTAGTAAGTTTAAAAACTCCAATAAGTATTTTAGGAGTTGATGAATTTAGGTGACACTCCTGCCAAGTTTAAGATCCACTAGTATATTTTACTTGCTTATATTATAATTATAAATTGCAGTTGCACGCTAACAAACCTAGGCAGATCATCGTCCTCACCAACCTTAGACCGATCACGGATCACATGCACGCTTTTGCTTTCCTGCTAACCTAAGCGGTCCTATTTGTGGATGTAAATTGCAGTTGCACGCAACCACAACGGCCCTGCTTGATTTTTTCTGCCGCGGTAGCACTACTGCTACTAATAAGATCACAAACACAGCGTGTCAGCACAGCTGGCCTAAGCAGTGTCATGTCACTTGTACAAATGACGACGACATTACTGCTAGCGTGGTTAAAATAACTATGAAATCTGCCCTCTCTGTTTACCTCGAAACAACTACTCCCTTGGTTCCAAGTTATaaatcgctttgactttttttttctcatccattttgctatatatatagagagagatattattatatctaaataCACAGCAAAGTTGATgtataaaaaaaaagtcaaaacaacttataatttggaacggagggagtatgaaaCATCTTTCTATTTCtacaaatttgaaaaaaaaaagaaagcatAAAGCCAAAATCAAAGATCTAAAATGCTGTGAAATTAGCGGCTTCTGAAGAAGCAGCTTCTGATTTTATCCATTTGATTGGGGTTCTCTTCTATTTTTAGCGACAAAAGCACTTTACAGAAGCTGAACTAAACGCAATCTAATAACAGGTCGATCTGAAAGAAATGTTAACTGGGGAGCATCCATGTTTCTGCTAGTGTAGGTGTATAGTGTAGTGTATCCTACTCGACCATATCATTCACTCGCTGTCTCGTTCACTGTATAGTAAGCGGATCAAGTTGCACTCGATCGATGTGCCCAATTAATCATTCGTCGCTGCTGCTGGAACGCATCGGCTCCACGGCGGCGGCGACCTGCTTGGGCGTGTACCGGGCGGCGAGCACCATGTAGAGCAGCAGGTTGGCGACGCTGATGATGGTCCAGAGCCAGAAGTAGTAGTCCAGGTGGCCGGCGTTGAGGTCCGGCGCCAGCCATCCGGGCCGCTTCGTCACGGCCGCCACCAGCGTCACCACCAGCGAGTTGACGTAGAACCCCAGCGACAGCGCcaggaaggagaaggccgagcaGATGCTGCGCATCGCGGCGGGGGCCTCCCCGTAGAAGAACTCCAGCTGCGCGATCCCGCAGAAGACGTCGGAGCCCGCCACCAGCACGAACTGTGGCACCTGCCACGCGATGGTCATCGGCCCACTCCCGCCGTGGATGACGCGTAGCCGACGCCTCTCGACGAGCGCGGCCGTCCCCAGGGCCAGCACCACCAGGAACCGCCCCACGCCCATGCGCTGCAGCTGCGTCAGCCCGCCGGGGCGCCCCGTCAGCCGCCGCGCCGCCGGGATGATGGCGGCGTCGTGCAGCACCACCCAGAGGAGCATGAACACCACCTCCACGGACACCAGCGACGCCACGGGCACCTTGAACCGCCCGCCCAGCCGCGTGTCCATGGCCATCCCCTGCTGGATGAAGGTGGTGGTCATCTGCCCCAGCGACGCCGCGTACAGAACGCACGTCACCCAGATGGGCAGCATCCGCACCAGGATCTTGACGCCCTCCACCTCGCTCACCGTGCACAGAGACCATTCGCCCTCCTGCGCCTTGTCGACGATCGCGGCAGCCTTGTCAAGGCACCGCAGGCCCTTGGTGCGCGCCAGACGCTGCTGCTCGCCGTCGTCGTTGGCGTCGTCTTCGTGCAGCAGCTCCGCAGCGCCGTCGTCCCGTTCCATCCTGACGTTGCGCTTCCTGAAGGCGGCGACGAGCACCCTGATGATGTCCTTGAGCGGGCTGCCGGTCGGCATCTGCACCCTGTAGCAGGGCGTGCCCGCCACGAAAGCGAGCGCGGCCACGAAGAAGCAGGCCGTGCCGATGCCGAAGCCGAGCGCCCACGACACGTTCTGCTCCAGCCACGACACGAGCGTGCCGGCGACGAAGATGCCCAGGTTGATGGCGGCGAAGAACCAGCTGAAGAAGGCCTGCTTCCGCTCCGGCCGGTCGGCGTCGTCGTCGTACTGCTCGGCCCCGAAGGGGAGCAGCGCGGACTTGACCCCTCCCGTGCCGACGGAGGTGAGGTAGAGCGCGGCGAAGAAGACGGAGAACTGCGTCTTGGTCGCCGGCGCGCACGACGCCCCCATCTGGCACGCCGTGGCGGGCCGCAGCGACGGGATCGCGGCGGACACGGTGAGGAGCACCAGGCCCTGCCATTCGGCAACAATTGGTTGCATTCAGACATTCAGTATTTCAGTGGGTGATCTGAGTGTCATGCAGGCATTCCTGAATCTCACAATAAATTACTTGTACCCACTCACCACGAGGTAGAAGAcgatggaggcgaggatggtcCTGTACTTGCCCCAGTAGCTGTCGGCGAGGAAGGCGCCGATGACGGggacgatgaaggtggtgccgtTCCAGGTGTCGACGTGGGCGGCGTTGAAGGCGGTGCTCCCGTGCAGCACCGTGGCCAGGTACACCACCAGGTTGAGCGCCACGCCCGAGAAGGCGATGCTCTCCAGCAGCTCGAAGACTGGATGGAAAAAGTCACCAACAGCTCCCCTCCGGAATCGAAGGCCATGGACCGGGATCAGATTCCTTACCTAGGACGATTACCGGGCCCTTCCAGGTGAAGCgcttcctcgccgccgccgacgcgtcGCCGCCGGATTCCATGGACGAAACCGCCTGCTGCCGCTGCTGGTGGCGGCGGCCATTGGAGCCGCCAGGGGGAGGGGGAGACATGCCGCTCTGCGGGGACAGGAACGAGAATGAGAAGGATTGTCTCAGGCTGGCTCTGCTCCTAGTAGAAACTTGTAAACGAGAATACGAGATGCAATGCTGGCCACAGACGCGACACGCACGGACTGATGACGACCAGATCGCTGGCTGCGGAACAGCGGCAGTCAATGAGGAGGAATACGGATCATGGATGATCTCGATTCTTCATCTTCATTTAAATATAGTAGGCAGCTCAGCACCGAGGAGTCAAAGGAAAGTACGGATCGGATAGCGTGCGGTGCGTCATCGTCGCCGTCTCGATCGCTCTCCCCTCCTTATTCGCATTGCCTTGCGTGATCTCATCTCATTCTCATCAGGGTCGGAGGCCCGGAGCAGAGTGAGAGACAGCGCACGTACGCGCAAGACGAGAAGGGGTAGGAAGAAGAAAACCAGGCGGAAAAAAAGGACGTCGAAATTGGAAGCCTGacagccagcggcggcggcggcggcggcggttgcaACATTTGGCTAGGATCTCTCTTCTCACTCGCTCACTCTCGTCTCGTCTCATCTGCCAACCACCATCCAGCTAGGAGCGCAGATGGATCCAACCAGGCGTGCATGCAAGGACTGGTGGCAATAATCAAGGCAACAAATTAACCAACCAAGGCAACTAGTAACTGGATTGATGGGTGGCATCAAATTGCCAGCCAGAGTAGAACAGCGAGGACGAGGAGAATGGCATGAGTAGTCAGTCAGTCAGTACCTGCGTCTCCGGAAGCAGGGGGCCGCCGACCCCGGTCTCGGCCGCACCCGCGCCCACACGGCTCCTGCCGCCACCGCTACCGCCGCCCATGGGACTGAAATGGTAGTTGTGGGAGCCCAGcaaccccagcaccagcaccagcacacgAAATCTTGGAGACGCGTCGACGTCAGGGTCAGCTTGCCTCTCCTCGGCTATCCTATCCCTTACAGGTGACTCAAGGGGAGGGGGGGCAACATAGCTAGCTCATCAGCTGAAAGAAAGGCAAAAAAGAAGAATATGAACAAGTGACCATCCATCTATCGACCGGTCCATCTCCTCCTTTGCAAGCAGAGTACGTGGCTAGGTACAGCGCAACCAACGGCAGTTGAAGCTCGTGCCCCTCTCCTCTCATCTGACAGCAGAAAGTCCGCGCTTCCTTAGCTCCTCTGAATATCACTGTCGCCGGGGAAGGCAGGCAGGCACACAGAAGTACAGAATACATTCAAGTTGAGCACTAGTATAAAGACTGCCATCTCTCCCGTCAGCAGCTCGCAAAATAAACCAGTCAGCAGCAAAGTACAGTAGGCTCGCTCCATCATCTGAAAAACCGGCTGGGCTGGCACTGACAGGCAGCTCGCAAAGCCCAGGCCGAACCGAACGACCTCACGTTGTCAGTAACATGTCCAGTTGCTGCTGCTTAGGCTccgttcgcgtgtccttaaacccGACTTAATTCGTTTATTTTTTTatccgaaacaatatttttctctctcaaaTTCCTCTAACATTTCTCTAAACCATCCAGATTCTAATTCAGACAAGCAACCGGCGATAACAACTGCTGCCCGGCCTACTGCTCCTACTCGATCCCTTCTCGAAAGGGATTAAAGAAAGATCCGAGCCTTCAGTTGCTTAAACAAATCCGAGTGTGGGGTATCAATGCCTGCAAATGCTGGTGACAGGCAGGCACATCATGTGACTTCATTGAACTCGTGAATACACTACACTGCACACCGTTAGGGTGTGTTAGTTCGCGAAATAAAAATTTTtagatgtcacatcgaatatttcgAGACGTCGGAagaggttttcggatactaataaaaaaaactaattacatagctcgcttgaaaactgcgagacgaatttattaagcctaattaatccatcattagcgcatgttagttactgtagcacttatggctgatcatggactaattagtcttaaaacattcgtctcgcgatttccaaccaaactatacaattagttttttttcgtctatatttaatactccatacatgtgtcacaagattcgatgtgatagtttgggtgaaaatttttgaaaactaaacCAGACCTAAGTTTATCTACAAACACTCTTACAACTAGCCATCCACTGTGCCGTGGCGGCAAAAGTCAATGCTGACCACGTACGCGTAAACGGTATgtcggtatttttctctcacaacaaatcagtcaacacttcagtcatggcttatcagccgcgTTAGCTGTGTGCAGCTCCTCAGGTCAACTGGAATCAATCGCCCAACTTGCCTCGGGCGCGCATGTTGTTTGCGCAAAACATAGGCTCAACCAGATGAAAGGCTGCAACTGTGCACAAAAACAATGCCTAAGCTCTTGCCTAGAAGATGAAGCAAATGCATGAAAAAAATCCACTTGTCCAAAAAAGTTCAGCTCATTGGACTAATGAAAAGATAGATGAACACCACGGGCTGCACAAGTAAAGCAACAAATAAAGTAATGCTCGCTCCTTTTCTACCAGTCAGGGGACATGAGATCTCAATCTCAACTGCCCAGTTCCATCAGATTAAACAGAGCAAAGGAAGTTGCAAAGTTACATCAGGCAAAGAAACACCCAATCACCTGGTACCAACACAACAACCAAATCTGCATATTATGCATACCAATTCTCTTCCTTTTTCCATGAAAAATATTTATGCAAATCGTAAGACAAGACAGTACGATGGATCATCCTAGTAGGCTAGTACAGAGGTCCATGCATTCAAATGAAACAACAAAAGTCTTGGTTCCGGAGTAGTGTACACTGCAAAATACAGTAGGATACATGCAGTACAGAGAGTCTGGAACCTTACTGACAGACAACCTTCTTGACCGTATAACGCCTTGCAAATGCCATGTATACGACATAGTTCACCACACTGATCCCCGTCCACAGCCAGAAGTAGTAGTCTAGATGGCCGTTGTTGAGGTCAGCGGGGAGCCAGCCCTGGCCGCCCCAGGCCGTGGTCACGGCCGCCACCAATGAGACCACCAGCGTGTTCACGTAGTACGCCAGCGACATGGCCAGGAACTGGAACGCCGAGCACAGGCTGCGCATCGACGCAGGCGCCTCCGCATAGAAGAACTCCAGCTGCGCGATGCCACAGAACACGTCTGAGCAGGCCAGGATCACAAACTGTGGGAGCTGCCACCCGATGCTCAGGTTATGCCCGGCCCTCACGCTGCGCAGTCTCCAAGTCTCCACCAGTGCTGCTGCTGCCAGAGATGGGATCGCCAGCAACCGCCCGACGCCCATCCGCTGAAGCAGCGTCAGTCCCATCGGGTTCCCGGTGTACCTCCTGGCTATTGGGATGACGATGCTGTCCTGGAACACAACCCAGACAAGCATGAAGATCACCTCGGCAGAGTTCATAGAGGCAGCGGGCACGGAGAAGGATCCAATCTTAGTGTTCATCGCGTTCCCCTGCTGAATGAAAGTAGTAGCAGTCTGGCTCATTGCAGCCGAATAGAAGACACAGGTGAACCATATTGGAAGCATCCGGATCAGAATCTTCACTTCCTCCACCTGGGTTACGGTACATAGTAGCCATGTGCGATGTCTGTCCTTCGTCTCTTGGTCCTCTACAACCACAGCAGCCTTATCTAAGCACCTGAATGGATGAGTTCAGATATATTTAGCAGAATTCCAAACAAAGGATTACAGAAAGTACATCAATCAATTTACAAAAAAGAGTCCATAACATGGCGCTAGACAAAATCTTATCTTCAagaggaaaatgcctcaatcgatcAAGAAAATATGTAGTTCTAGGATGAGAAAGGAATAGGCCTTATCTAACAGAAGATGGCAAAAAATATGTCAATCACAGTTAGGAGAGAGCATTTAATATGACAAAGAAATGTCCACCACAGTTAGGAGAGAGACATTAATTCAATCCCATATGCAAACAGGGCTACATTGTATCTTCAATTGAGTTGCCTGGGTATTATCTTTCTCCAACAGGCCCATCTATATTAGAGTTCATCTTTTCAGAACATATAACAGTTTTATCAGCTACTTTCTTCACATGATTTTGAAGCTATTTCCAGTACAGTGAAGCAAATTTTTGAGATCCAGAAAAATATTTTGTTCTCAACTCAAGGTACATTTAGGAGTTGATTCGAAAAATAAGATGAGTAGCATGGGTACCCCCCCACCCCACCGAAAAACACCAGACCTGTATTTCAAACATAACAGTTCATAAGATACCTTTTGTTCATGGGATTTCAAAACTATATGCAGTATGGTGTAAACTTTCAGGTCTAGGGTCCACATCTAGAATAGTCATTTTATTGCTCAAATCACATAATTCAGAGGAGCATTTCAGAGTTGTTGACTTCTTCCAATAATTTTGTATTTATTTTTGGCCAAGACATGCTTTCTTTCATCATACAAAGTTTCAGTCCTGCATAATTGCAGGTTCTGGTGAGCAGTAGCGAGATTAGACCCTGTCTATCTTTCAAATGCCTCTTTACTCTTTGTATATAGGTAATGAAGCAATTAAACTAAAGTGTAAATTTAAGTCAACTTTTCCTGCTATGCTAGCTCTGAAGTCCATTATCGGGACAAAGTGATAGGTATACCTGAATTCATCAGTGTGTTCTAATTTGTTTGGCACTATGCTGCTCGATTCAGCGTCATCCCCTTCAAACAACAGCGTGCTACCAGCAGGAAGCGCCACTCTTCTCTTCTTAAAAGAGGCAACAAACACCATTACTATACTCTTGAGTGGGCTCCCAGTTGGAAGTTGAACCCTGTAAAACGGTGTTCCAACCAAAAAGGCAACTGCGGCGATAACAAGGCATATCGAGGAGATGCCAAATCCAAAAGACCAAGCAACATTCTGCTGTATCCAGACAAGAACAGTGCCAGAGATGAACACTCCGAGGTTGACAGCCATGAAGAACCAACTGAAGAACAATTGTTTGCTTTTACTCTCTTCGGGGTTTGCATCATTGTATTGATCCGCTCCGAGGGGAAGTAAAGCTGACTTGACGCCCCCCGTACCAATGGAAATGAGGTACAATGAACCAAAGAGCACAAAATACTGAAACCCTGTTGCAGGAGGGCAAGAACCGCCTTCACATGAGGCAGGCCGTAGGGATGGTATGAGAGCAGAGGCAGTAATTATGAGCAAGCCCTATTTGCAGACAATTGTTATGAACATAAGACGGGGCACATAGCGGAAGAGGATTAGTACTGTATGAAGATGGTGCCTGCACTTACAACGACGTAGAATATTATAGAGATAGCTGCGGTCTTGTACTTTCCCCAGTATGTATCAGCAAGAAAGGCTCCAAGGACCGGTGTAAGAAAAGTGGCACCATTCCACGCATCAACGGTTGCAGCATTGGAAGCAGTGGTTCCATGGAGGACGGTTCCAAGATATACGACCAAGTTGAGTGCTATACCAGAGTAAGCAATGCTCTCCAAGAATTCGAAGCCTGGGATCACGAAGCAGCACGAGTGGTTAGACAAACAGCTTGGTAGATAACATTTACGATAGTGAACTGAACATAATGCAAGGACATGACAGGCATGTGAGTACACTGCTTAGTGCTTAACATATGGTTGTGTTAAGATGAGATGAGACATACCCAAAATAATGGCTGGGGCCTTCCAGCTGAAGGGCTTGTTATAGTGCTGATTCGCTGAGGAAACCTGCAGGGAGAAAAAGAAATCACCATGTTGTGGGACTGAAACGAGGAAACAAAGCATGGAGAGTATTGGTGAAAGAAAACAAGAAGTCgtgtttgttttttctttctttctttctgaaCCAATGAACCATACATAGCAATATTAAGAAGAGTAAATATCAGCAAGCATGGTTTGGTTAAACATAAGATCCAATTCATTCGGAGTTTCGGACACTACAAATTAAGCCGTGGTAGGTGAACAAATACATGTACTCCAGTGAAGAAGCAGAGCAGCAGTAGAACTGTAGCAAGGATGAATCGAACCGGGAGACGCGAATAAGGAGGAGGGCGGAGGGGATTGGGGGATTCGGTTACCTGCGTCTGGCTGGGAAGGTGATGCGGCAGCAGGGGAGACCGGGTATCTCCGGTCTCCGCATCCATCGCGGCGGCCGGTGGCGCCTGAGCGAGCTacctcctcttctcctcttcttccaCGGAGAAGGGAGGTTGCTACTCCAGGTGTAGGTCCAAGCAAGGGCAGAAGAAGGGAAGGAGGCCAAGCACGTATGGAGCCCCAACTATAATTAATATAATAATTGGCCTCGCCGAGCACGAGCGTGACCTCCAGCACTCTAGTTCTTCCACCGAGCCCGACCAGTCGATTGCCCGCGGGGGGTGAATCGGAAGACGAATTAGTCGTCCACCTCACCCACCCCCACCCCTGTGGCAGAGGAGGAACAGGCACTGCACACGGGGGCTGACGGCTGAGAGGCTGACAAAAAGGGACATCGCACCCCCGCCGGCTGGACTCTCAATCTCTCGTTCCGTCGTCGTCTTCCCCCCGTCGGTGTCCCCCAACAGCTTGCTCTACCATCAATTCGCGGCCTCCCCCCCGTCACTGCTGACATGACATCATTGCCATGATGCGACGACGAAGGAGCTCTTCAGACCACAAACCATACCTAACTGCGACACAGCCAAAGCATTCCTACTCCTTCCCATGAAACGTGTTTTTAGGTGGtgtttagggcgcgtttagttccaaaaaattttggtttttctcgtcacatcgaatttttggacgcatgcatagagtattaaatatagacgaaaaaaaactaattgcataattggatgagaaatcacgagacgaaactttcaaacctaattagtccataattagaaactaattgtcaaatataaacgaaagtgctacagtaaccaaaccCAAAATTTTTCGCAGGCTAAACGTGCCCTTAGATTCAGCGAGTGAGTTGGGTATCACATCGGATATTCGGATATTTACATGGGGTGTCGCATtaagtgtttggatactaataaaaaaataaattacagaattcgtcagtaaaccgcgagacaaatttattaagcctaattaacctgtCACTAGCACATGtgtgtactgtagcatttttattgtcaaattatggactaatta
It encodes:
- the LOC136539283 gene encoding protein NRT1/ PTR FAMILY 8.3-like is translated as MDAETGDTRSPLLPHHLPSQTQVSSANQHYNKPFSWKAPAIILGFEFLESIAYSGIALNLVVYLGTVLHGTTASNAATVDAWNGATFLTPVLGAFLADTYWGKYKTAAISIIFYVVGLLIITASALIPSLRPASCEGGSCPPATGFQYFVLFGSLYLISIGTGGVKSALLPLGADQYNDANPEESKSKQLFFSWFFMAVNLGVFISGTVLVWIQQNVAWSFGFGISSICLVIAAVAFLVGTPFYRVQLPTGSPLKSIVMVFVASFKKRRVALPAGSTLLFEGDDAESSSIVPNKLEHTDEFRCLDKAAVVVEDQETKDRHRTWLLCTVTQVEEVKILIRMLPIWFTCVFYSAAMSQTATTFIQQGNAMNTKIGSFSVPAASMNSAEVIFMLVWVVFQDSIVIPIARRYTGNPMGLTLLQRMGVGRLLAIPSLAAAALVETWRLRSVRAGHNLSIGWQLPQFVILACSDVFCGIAQLEFFYAEAPASMRSLCSAFQFLAMSLAYYVNTLVVSLVAAVTTAWGGQGWLPADLNNGHLDYYFWLWTGISVVNYVVYMAFARRYTVKKVVCQ
- the LOC136539261 gene encoding protein NRT1/ PTR FAMILY 8.3-like isoform X2; the encoded protein is MSPPPPGGSNGRRHQQRQQAVSSMESGGDASAAARKRFTWKGPVIVLVFELLESIAFSGVALNLVVYLATVLHGSTAFNAAHVDTWNGTTFIVPVIGAFLADSYWGKYRTILASIVFYLVGLVLLTVSAAIPSLRPATACQMGASCAPATKTQFSVFFAALYLTSVGTGGVKSALLPFGAEQYDDDADRPERKQAFFSWFFAAINLGIFVAGTLVSWLEQNVSWALGFGIGTACFFVAALAFVAGTPCYRVQMPTGSPLKDIIRVLVAAFRKRNVRMERDDGAAELLHEDDANDDGEQQRLARTKGLRCLDKAAAIVDKAQEGEWSLCTVSEVEGVKILVRMLPIWVTCVLYAASLGQMTTTFIQQGMAMDTRLGGRFKVPVASLVSVEVVFMLLWVVLHDAAIIPAARRLTGRPGGLTQLQRMGVGRFLVVLALGTAALVERRRLRVIHGGSGPMTIAWQVPQFVLVAGSDVFCGIAQLEFFYGEAPAAMRSICSAFSFLALSLGFYVNSLVVTLVAAVTKRPGWLAPDLNAGHLDYYFWLWTIISVANLLLYMVLAARYTPKQVAAAVEPMRSSSSDE
- the LOC136539261 gene encoding protein NRT1/ PTR FAMILY 8.3-like isoform X1: MGGGSGGGRSRVGAGAAETGVGGPLLPETQSGMSPPPPGGSNGRRHQQRQQAVSSMESGGDASAAARKRFTWKGPVIVLVFELLESIAFSGVALNLVVYLATVLHGSTAFNAAHVDTWNGTTFIVPVIGAFLADSYWGKYRTILASIVFYLVGLVLLTVSAAIPSLRPATACQMGASCAPATKTQFSVFFAALYLTSVGTGGVKSALLPFGAEQYDDDADRPERKQAFFSWFFAAINLGIFVAGTLVSWLEQNVSWALGFGIGTACFFVAALAFVAGTPCYRVQMPTGSPLKDIIRVLVAAFRKRNVRMERDDGAAELLHEDDANDDGEQQRLARTKGLRCLDKAAAIVDKAQEGEWSLCTVSEVEGVKILVRMLPIWVTCVLYAASLGQMTTTFIQQGMAMDTRLGGRFKVPVASLVSVEVVFMLLWVVLHDAAIIPAARRLTGRPGGLTQLQRMGVGRFLVVLALGTAALVERRRLRVIHGGSGPMTIAWQVPQFVLVAGSDVFCGIAQLEFFYGEAPAAMRSICSAFSFLALSLGFYVNSLVVTLVAAVTKRPGWLAPDLNAGHLDYYFWLWTIISVANLLLYMVLAARYTPKQVAAAVEPMRSSSSDE